TGGTTTCACAATGAATTACATAAACATGCACCATTTAGAAACTTGTCACAAAAAGGGAGCCTTTCCTCAAAGGCAAATGCCTTGTGTCAAGTTTTGTTTAGTGCTGCACtacattattttgtttaacaaaattttaagtcacattttgtttattacaaatTGTTTGTCTAACTAAAACATGTAAGACTAAAGAGATTCTGAAATGTCAACATTTCTTCACTACTATACTTGATTCTCTGTATGAGTACATACAGGTTGGCTGAAAAGTAGCCTTGTGCAAAGGTTTGTGCATATCACAcaaaggtttattataaaaccaCACGCGTTTAAGTGTTGGTTTTAGTGGAGTGTTTGAAATTGGACTTATACGCAATGTATACTACCTGTGGTTGTGCGGGTGATGGTGCATCAGAGTTTTGAGTGGGCTGCTGGTTATGTTCCGGCCGCTGGGGGACAGCAGGGATAGAACCTGCCCTCCCACCAGCTCCATCTTGTGCCCCTGCGCCCTGATGAGCTAGAGCTGCCTTCAACcgcttaaaagaaaaaaggcagcaATCTAAGTTGTTAATATTGAGCTTAATTCTATGAAATCAACACAAAGCTGCTTTACACTTTATACATAAGTGTaaagcaaatacacaaataaacgTGTAAAGCAGCTTTCAGAGTGATATTTCACCATTTTGGCCTCAGAGTGCAGATTGTATccagagggggaggaggaacCACTGCTTGGTCCCCCAAGTGGAGGTCCTGGAATCCCAGGGATGTTGGGCACTGTGGCACTGTGCCTCGCAAGCTTCACATTTCAACAGACAGTCATacagagtaagagagagaaaaaaactaaatacggcaaagtgtataaaatatcttgTCCCTTAACATTTGTTATGCTTTTGACAGTTTTGAAAAGTACTTACAGATATAACTGAAGTCACCTGCACAGGACTGGGCAGGAGAGGCACAGTTTGCCCATTGGGAAGGTGCCTCACCAATGGGTAAGAACTTGTCGGGGAGCTGttgataataataacatttgtaaATGACTGCAAAATACAGATAGAACTGAAGGCAAGACatgcatcccccccccccattggTGGACTCTGAAAGTGTTAAATGTACCTGGAATCTCAAGTGCAAATGAGATTTGGTAGTGGCACATCCTAAGCTTCTTCTGTGTGAGAATTGACTATTAATTTGAGAAGGGTTTGATTGGTTCCATGTTATACAAGTTTTCCCTCAAAGAAGCCATCGCTACTGGGTTCATCCCACCATTGCGCGTATGCACTGAAGAGCATCAAGGCTACAATCTCAGggccatctccagagatcttaatgttcctgtgtccactgtgcgcaATTTCAGgtttacaaaagaaaagaggtttacagcccatggcaCTGTAGCTAATCTAGCTGGACGTGGACGGAAGggcaaaattaatgaaaaattccAACAAAGGATTGTTAgaatggtggataaagaacccCGATTAACATCCAAagaaattcaagctgatctgcagacacagggtagagagtggagtttgccaaaacatatgtgacaaaaccacaaacctTTTGGGAGAATATATATTGTGGACAGATGACacaaaagtaaagctttttgataaaggacatcatggcactgtttacagaaaaagaaataaggccttcaaagaaaagaacacagaccttacagtcaaacatggtggaggtccaaagatgttttggggttgctttgctgcttctggcactggatgcctttTCTGTGAACCATGTCATTAAATGTGATGATTACCAAAGAAATTTGGGGCGCAATGTAGTGGCCACTGTCGGAAAGCTGTGTCTCCATGAGAtgtcatgggtcttccagcaggacaatgacccgaaACACACTCAGAAATGCTTACAAACAAAGCGCTGGAGAGgtctgaaatggccagcaattagtccagatctgaatctcATAGTACACCTGTGGACAGATCTCAAAACAGAAGTTGGGAGAAGGCTTTTAAATCTGAATGGCTTGGAGCAGTTCGCAAAAGAAGAGCGGTCCAAAATTCAAGTAGagaggtgtaagaaactcattcatggttagAGGAGGCGATAGATTCAGTCATTTCTTTTCCAAAGGGGgtgctaccaaatattaagttaagggtgCCAGTAAAATTCGATCCCAACGAAGGCTGTTGCTTGTGTTCTGTAACCCAGGATTATGGGAGAATAGGAACAGCCCTCTAAGGTGTGGGCATCACAGATTCTATGGACTGGCTGAAGAAAAGATTTCAACCATTTGTGTGACACATGGACTCAGTTGAGACCAACACACAGTAGGTAGGCATTGATCATTTTCTCTTGAGTACACATGTGCAATAGACTGGCAAGTAATCCCTGTTTAGGATGACTAAGCCTACACTAAAATCTGGCTTTATACTGTAATATATAATCAATCTTTCAAAAATCTGTGTGACTCGAAGAATGTGAATATCTGAAGAACTGCAGTGACACAAATCTGCAGAGGTCTGATGCCGCCTCCACACACATTTGACTTTTGGAAATACCACTTAAGGATTCTAAAcctacaaaaatgcaaataactacttgaacatactgtactttaccCAAGCTGTCTGTTGGAGGGTGGAGCTTGTGTGATGACGGATGTTGGAGATGGCAGAGTTGGGTGTAATGGGTCATTACTCAGGCGAAGTGGAAGAGAACCCGGACGCACAATAGTTGGAGTACGGGCAGAGCTGGGCTTTGTGAGAATCTCCTGTTGATACATCAAACAATAccatttattttccattgtcATTTCAATGAAATGTTCCTTTGTTCTAATAAACAGatatgattattaaaaaaaaataatgttttccacaccttaatgaaaaaataaatatattataatttgttATGCATGCCATGATATACCTCTGCTTGCTGACTAACGTAAGAGTTTACTTTTCTGTTCATGCTTTTTCCACTTTATATTACTTAGTTTTTCAGTTCAGTTGGtcttacaaaaaataataatcttgttttagtttattttagcttcatgtttaacttttttttatttttaaacacgATTATAGGTGAGATGGCAGGTGATAACTTTGTGTATCCTGTTCTTCGAAATAAACGTGTTGAGCCAGTCTACGCGTTACATTCAAATGTAACTATGTAAAACATGTCCAAGAATTAAATTAAGTATACAAGTATGAAGCATTGTCATTGGTTCTTACCCTTGAGTCTCTGCTATTGTCTGACATGCTGGAGGAGGAATCTGGACTATCAGGAGGGGAAGAATCAACTTGTAAAGGGccctcatcttcatcttttaCTTCAGACGGTGTTTGTAATGGTGGACCCTAAGAGTAAAAAAGTGGACAAAGGATGAAGATTTCAGACAATCTAAAATGATAGAATTCTGATTTCAAAGCTTGGGGAGAGCAGTTTGCTATCATTACATGTACATTCATTCATATTCTCACCAAGTGTTTTGTCCTCTGCTCATCTTCCTGTACTTTGCAAAACTCCTGTTCAAAGGAACTGGCCAGTTCATTGAACAGCCCAACCTCCTCACAGTTCTTCAGAAAACGTGTGGGTGTAGGAGTCTGATCTACAAAACATGGATTACCTTAGTCCAACAGGGCTCAGACAAATAGCTCTCATTCCCAACAAACATCCGTGTAGCATATCAACACTTCAGAGGACTGATAATTACTCCTACAACTATTTAGCTTAATTTATCAAAGCCTAAAGTAAATCATAATTTCATTACCTGCAATGATAACAGAGTCTGTTCTGGCAGGACCaaattttaatgtcatttcaTGCTTGTGTTTATGGACAGACAGATGGTCTTCATTGGTGAATCTctgcaaagaagaaaacatcaaatacGAACAATAAAGTAGGTAATTGTGGTACCAGTGTATAATCCTGACCAATTTGATTTAAGATTAGAAATGGCATCTATCTTCAGTGCAGAAAGTGCAAAATGAGGAAGAGCACTATAAAAGCACTGTCATTGGTGCTTGGTCATCGTCTACTACTCTGGTATTTGAACAGTACCAGAGTAGTGAATGGTACCTTAAAGTTATCTTTATTGCCGTGAGCCCACGTAACAGTAAAAGAGCAAATAATTGTTTCAAATTTCAGAGCCGGATTATCAGTGGtgtcaaatgaaaacactttgttGATATGCAAACAAATTAATGCATTGAGAAATCTACCTGCCCACATCCAGGGGCAGTACATACAAAAGGTCGATCATCCCCCATCTCAGACAAATGTTCTGCAAAAGAGAAcgaaaaggagaagaagaagaaaaaaagctgttggttatctgttttatttttgtggctaTCAGATAACTGATGACTAAAACACAGTCGAGGTTGAATGATACCGAGTGTTTCACGTGTCTATATTGTTCTAATTGACTGTTGGTAATTTTTACCCAGAGAATACTATTTCACTGTATAATCTTAAGATACTGTAGCTTCGTTTTAAACAACCAATGTATCAACCTGCAGCATCAGTCTTTCTGACAGCATTATCATGCACCTGTTGAAAACTAGCGTTACAATCAGTGCTTGCGCCATTAATTGTTCGAGTTCACCTGTCACAAGAACGTTTAACGCTAAAACGTCAACACACCCTGTTCTTATAGGTGAAAACACCTAGGTGGAATACTAGCGGCCTGTTTGAACGATTTGCTTTGAACTCAGTCAGGATGATTAGGCATTGGCGTTAAACCAGGAGGCAGTAGAGCCAGAGTAAACTACCATGTAACCTAGCCTATAGTGTCATCAAGTCACTGGCGTTAGCTGGCTTGATGGCGTTTGGCTATGTAATATTAGCTGGCTAGGTGTCTTAGCTTACGGAGAATGGGTGGGTTAACCCTAAGCTAGGTGGACATTCTTTGGCTAACTCTCACTTTATGAGAGAAGGGCCGCACGCTAGCATCACCTTATGGCTAGCCTCAACGAGAAAACGTTGTTTCTGTAACTTAACGGGCATGTCATCACAACGAACCATGAAGCGAAAATCGCGGAAACTAAAAATGGATGACGAGCATTCAGATACGTCTTGCAAAACAAAGAATTTTAGTGTAGGTGCCACTGACTGTACATCCAGCTATGCTACGCTAAAGCTAACTGCTATTCGAAGCTTGCTTAGCTTATTTTGTGAGTTCACATTTACAGCTCCGCCAAGTTAGTGCGCTCCCTAACGTTAAACGTTAGCGCGCTTATGCTAAAGTAGGATGTGCTTCTGAATTAGCTAAGGTACCccggtaataataataatatcacgTGCTTCAATAGAACTGACTGggcacatttattaaaatattaaattttatagATACACCAAAATATGCCATAACTCACCCGACGTTTAAACAGCCTCTTCCGTCCCCCCCTCCCTTCTCCGGACAGTACTGCTGTACTGTTGCCTGGCCGTTGTTAACACTGCCATTGGCGAAACATCGCGAGAGCTGCACCTTCGTAGACTATTATGTAACAAGATTGACATGAAGAAGGAAACGTTGACATAGAATAATCAGAAGAACATAACTATTCCACTTATTTCGTATTTTTATCCTCCCACTAACCTTACAACCTTTATTTAacgtctgtaaaaaaaaattttgttttgtgtgccaCACATTATATTCATCTCCTAAATACTTTAAGTGAAGTTTGTAAGTCAACAATTACAAGTTATTTACTGAGAGTTACAGGTGTTGACTCTTTCTAGACCTGTGCAGTAGGCCACTCTCTATCCATAGGTGTCCCTATCCCATTTATTATGCTCTATAGAggaaaattctttaaaaaaaagtcttaattttaaatcttaaaattaaGATTTAACAAAATCAATTAATTGACCAGACACCAATTAGGTGTCTGGTCAATATATTAATCATACATCCACTATCTGAAATTACAATATTGCATCTGATCCAACAGTAATATtgtgtaaacaaaacaagaatatttaaaaataaatctttattttaatacatcAGGCTCgataataaaatattcacttAAGAGAAAGAAATCTGCAACCCCAAGTTCAATTGTGAAATAAGAATAAAACCTCATTTACAATCACACGCAACACTggacaaacaagcaaacaagcaAGCAAGGACATACAGTTCCACCTAAAACAAATTGAGATTTACAGTGAACAGGATATGGTGTCATAAACTAACAATGTTGTATTTTGACCatctaacctttttttttttagtgttaatCAATGGATGTGCTAAACAATTGTGCACTCTATTGAAGTTAAACACCTTTAAGGCACCAAAGATTTGGTTTGATATAAGTTTCATGTACTAGTAAACaaaagctctctctctttttttttttacaaatgtaggAGAAACCTACTGACTACAACAAACAGAATAGTGTACACATAATACATTCTTTAAAAGCACAGGATTCAAAACAGCTACCGCAAACCTTTTCATCTCCCTAATCAATGAAAATCTTTTGTTCATTGCAATTGGACTCCAGATTAGTCAgtgaaacaaaaccacaaaacaatgaaatataatGTTTCTGTGCAACACCTTTCCAATTCAAACTTCTCTAATGATTAAAAGCCATTAAATTAAAAGGTAGTACATTTCAATTAACATCACCACCAGGACAGGTGTTATTTGCTCCTTGGTGAGCCATTACTGTCTATACAGAGCAGCATCCAACTCAGTTTTCAAGAGATTAGACAATAACCATTTCCAACCTCAAAATCTacacaataatttacaaatcactGACtacaatgaaaagtaaaatgttaaagggGAAAGAAAATTCTACATACACAATtctacagcaggaaaaaaacgggacatttaaaatgtagattaaaaaaaaaaaaaaagaaaagaagtaatTTTATAACTGCTCTTGAATTCCCTCGAAACATCCATTGCCTTCAAGCAGTTCCCATGCATATCTTTGTTACTGATAAGTCTAAACGATCCTTCTCTAAAAATTAACCGAAAATACTATCCACATTATGTTACGATGATGATATTAATGCTGTACATTTTCCCCTCTTAATATAACTCACTCTGGAAATAATCCCATTTTGACATAAGTTGTACTCCTATAGACATTAAATGTAAGCAACATCGATTAATAAACAACATCaaacagacaactgtgaaattaCTGAAGGATTAGTATCATTATGTGAAGACTGTAATTTGATCTATGTAAATATGCACCAGCATCAATTCTAGGAGACTATACAAACCTACAAATTCTTTAAACACCGCAGCTTATTCAAATTCAAACCTGTAGTTACACTTTTGAAACTAACACTAATACATTACCTTTGTATTCTTGTTTATGTGGCTACTTAAAAACTGTTTACAATTTTAGTTACTCATACACCATTTCAATTATTCTgctttagattttacatttcattttgtagaACCCaaattttggggaaaaaaaaaaaaaaaaaaaaaaaaatctactccCGGACTCATAATGAATAACACACAAACCACTGAAATAAAGTCATATTCTACCTCCTTACTCAAACTACACATTTAGTCTGTTTTAGAAACCATCCTTTGATTACATATTACTTTTAGCAAATTATTTTCTGACTCAAATTGTCTAAGACTGTGTCAGCAGACTAGATCCATTTTGCCAAAGAGGAACATCTATTTACAGCTCtccaaataattttaaatctgCAATTGTTTAAAACGTCTTTGACATGTCAAAGAATATATATTCTTCTATttacaattatatttacatataactttatttttatgttttatatttgcttttccCTTCAATTTGGTGACCTTGGGGGAATGTTCTGTTCCTTTCCACTCTGTCTAGCCCCGCGCTGGGGTGGAAACTGTTTGCCAGTATTCAGACTTCTGTGATTTTCCCGAATCTTTAACCCTGTGCTTCGGACCCTTTGGCCATTTGTCCCTTTGAAAGTGCGAAGTGGTTGGCGAGGGGAGCGGCTCTCTCCAGCTTTCTCTGGTTTGTCCGTGGTGCGTCTGGAGTTGGGCCGAGGCTCATCAACCCTGTTGACCTTGAGCTCTTGCAGTGGTTGGCTGGCAGAAGAGGCCggaggtgaagaagaagaaatttgTACTGGTGGAGGATCCTTGGCCAGCCTCTGGCACACCTCTGCATAGCTGAGCTTTCTTTGCCCCTGTTTAGAGAATATTGgtttatgaataaaaattaGTGGATTAAGCTGcagtgtttaaataaagtttctgtAATGGCCTTGTGTTATGCCTCTACTCTATAGGCGATGTCATACCAAGCCAACATCAGCCCAGTTTTTGTGGTGTATCCCAACCCATCAGCACTACTTGAAACGCTGCCATGGACATCAGGCATTAACGCTTGGCATTAGCTTGTAACATACGTTACAAGCATTAACTTGCTCTGATGCGTATCTGGCTAGTAGCTAAAATGCCTCAAGCTAAATTGGAAAAGTTGTGCCTGTATTTTACTCAAAAGAATTTCATtacaacatgaaacaaaaatttgaatgaagCATCTGGTGTCACATGGGATACTACTGAAAGCAGAGGGATGCAACATATTTAACAGCTTGTGTAACCCTTTGCTAAGCACAACAGACAGCAGTGTGAGGCCATGTGCAGGGGTTTAAAAATACTGAGGTCCAAAAACTGTCATCAATAAATGTGGGTCTCCTGATTTACATATGTAAGATGCTTTGGGGGACAAAATTGGGTAACAATAGCTTTAAAAGTATGCTAGATGAGAGGTAGTGTAAATTAGTTCTAAGTTGCAATTAATTGGAATCAAGTTAAATGTTGCAATTGAGGACACATAGCCCCCTTCTCTTTCCCtcaactcctctcctctgtcttcaACAACATATTCTGTTAATTTGTCTCCTAAACACCAGTCCCTTTGTACATGACCTATCACAACTCTTTATGTAACTCtttatttggtaaatggtaaatagtcgcttatttCAAGTTCAAAGTTCATCATATAAGATACTTGGTTTTCTAAGCACTGTACAATACCCAGGTCTGGACCTTGAGGACCTCATACATGGCGACAACAGCAGGCTGTCCTCAGGTTAGCAATCTAATGCGGACTACAAATTAAGTTATAAAGTCAGAGATGACAGCAGTAGTTATAGTGGGGGGGAGGTAAATTGTAACATGTTCTAGCTCCTGTATAGTATACTGCAATAAAACTGAGACATGTGTGAAGACATCAACTGCTACATCCAAACtttcaggtgtgtttgtttcattctgtGTCAAAAGTTCTAGACAGAAGTTGTTCAGTTTAAATATAAAGCATAAATGCACAAATTTAGTCCAAAGTTCTTAAAAGCTGATATTTATGACAACAGAATTtatagtaattaaaaaaaaaaatcataaaaataaatatctcagTCTTTGTTTGGAACAAAATAGAAACtggtaaaggtgaagctgattttaactaCCATCTAATTAACTACAATGTACTCACAGGTAGTTAATAACGCGAGAGCCAAATCATTTTTCGGATGCTTATATTAAGCTCGTACATtgagtaactaaagctgtcaaataaatgttatggagttaaaaatacaaaatgtcaatatgatttgctgataaaaaataaaataaaacataaataacataaaaagagTTACTTTCTACCCTTGGAACTGTTTTAAAAGTATTGGTTTTGCACCAGTATTGGAAAAATCACCGAAAATCAACGAAACCCATCCCTAGACTTACCTGTTCTGATGTCGGAGTTGTGGGATGCAGTAGAGGTTCTTCTGGAGAAACAGGCTCTTCCTTTACTACATGAGAAACACtgaatcaacaaaacaaaaaattgattAACGTCAATGTATATTCCCTAGTTATTTACATACAGTCAGTTTAAACTAAACTTTACCTTGTGAGTAGTGGTACTATTGGTTCTGATGACACAGGCGTGGGTTTAACAGCCTGGGTCACAGAGTCATCTGACATGGCTACGTGTTGAGCCTCATGAACCTCCTGGCTCACAGTCttgaaataatcaaaaattTGAAATAAGATGTGCATTTACATAATTGTAACATACATGCTCTAGAGTAGAATGTATAAAAAGGGAAAGACATTTACCTTGCTAGTCACCTTAAGGCCACGTACAACATCAGAGAGGCGCATCTCTGGCTTAATTTCTCCCTGTATACTGACCACAGATCCCGGCAATGGAGGAAAATTGGAAGGTGCCAAGTCAAACTTTGGTGGAGGTGGTACCTTGGCGTCCATCAGAGGGACAGGCTTCtgcaatttgtattttaaagttttacaatTAAGTAGACAATAAGTGaagaaacaatacaaaacaataaactgaatttttaaTAAGACGACCACCTGGTTGTTAACAGTATTATTTTCTACATTCTAAACAAGAATGtagaaaataatactttttagTCGAATCTCAGTTAATCTCAAACCCagttaaaaacaggaaatattcTAACCGTGGTATGTTCATCTTCTCTTTTCCGCCTCATGCCTCTGTGGCTTCCTCTCctacaacaaatgcaaataattagGAAAttttcaattacattttatgcaTAAACTTAATAAAGAAGAACTGACTGCAGCCTTATTGGGCTACCAGGGTTTAGACATTAGACATAACCTGTAAGAATAATGTTCACTCACATGCCCCTTCCACCCCTGCTCATATCTCCACTGGGCATAGTGGCCAGTGAGGAGCTGTCTTTAAAGTTTAATGCAGGCAGTGAGAACAATGTGGTGCCAGTTGGTGTCCCTGATTGATTCAAAGGACTAGGCAGGCAATTCAATAAAGTCCCTGGAACTGAAGAAGGCAGCACATCAGCAGCCCTATGGTGACCTTTGCCATGGTTTCTGGGGATACACAAGAGACAAACATTTCCAAAGCTACTGAATGTCTGCTGTGACAAATAACAGAGTAAACTGGGATTGGATTCATTTATTTGGTAAATGTGATGCATCTTAAATAGAAATCAAAAATTACAATTTGATGCAGAAGTttgatgttcttttttctttttctttttattattattaagattgAATATGAAGAAAGCACATTTTACTCtatgtaaggggatgcaaacttagcATAACATAATAACGTACAATAATCCAGTAAAAATACTCCTTTTTcaacagaagtaacaaaaaaaaaaaaaaaaaaaaaaaaaaaaaaagccgatATCGCGTGTTCATTGAGAGTTATGTCATTATGCCTTACACTTACCGGTTACGACTCAAAGGCCGATGGGCATTGgagtttgaatttgttttgtagttCCCGGGACCGCTGTAACCATTAATGAATCCATTTGGGAAAGGTGCCTAGAGATCAAATCAGCAACAGGAAATACAATTACACAATGTATTCCAGGAAGACAGGGGGTTGCTGAGTTAACTGCATAAACTGTTAACATATAAACTAGCATACATCAATATTAGACATTCTTTCTGCACTTGAATAAGAACAGTCTCACAGTGCTTTTAAATTCAACAATACCATTGAAAGTGTGTAGTCAGGTTCTCACCAGGGGTGTGTCAAAATAAGGCATGACTGAAGGGTTCCAGGAGGGTGATACCACAGGATAAACAGGATACTGCTGTTGAGGGTTGTACACCTGCTGCATATAGACCGAGGAACCATACTGGGCCTGTGTTTGGGCATGCTGACTGTACAAACTTGAATCCACATTGCAGAAGCTGTTCTTACCAAAGAATGTGTTAATGGCTTTAATGCGGGCCTGGGGAGAGAATTAAGAATAGGAGATTGTCGTAATTgtcataaatgtgtttgttataATTAAAGATGTAAAGTCTCCACTGCCCCTGTGAGGAAATACATTCATCGTCGTTTAGTCCCCTCAGATCTCATAATCTCACGGTCATTAGGGCCATACTGCACTGACTAGAaaaggtggggggtggggggaggggagcAAACAAGGATGAAAGAGATTAGAGGTGTTGGATAGAAGCAGAGATTGAGATTTAGAGAGGGATAAAGATGAAAAGTTCCTCCTTGCCAGCCACAGTGCAAATGAGTCCTTCCAAGCGCGATACTGATCATCACTGGGGTTTAGACAGATGAATAATATGTCACTGCTATTTGTTTTATCAGGGAAAAAAAGGGCACAAAAGGTCAAAAAGTccaggtgtaaaaaaaaaaaagtcttagaTACCTGAAATGCAAAGGCAAATGTCACACTGTGATAAGGGTAATTAAAATGTCTGGAGATATGCTTGTACAACACTTCTGACAAACACCGAATCAGAAACCTgtggattttccttttttttttaataaataaagtgcCTGTAGACACAAATCTCAAGGTTACTCCTAAGGCTATGGCTTAGTCAAACGCCCATACTTGAGGGTAGTGACATGACAACACAACTAGtcttgttaaacaaaaacaagactttCTAGGCTACAGAGTGAAAATAAGACTCAATATTAAGAAGTTAATATGGTGTGATACGGGAACTTTATACAAtccccaaataaaaaaaaaaaagttgagatcattcgt
This genomic interval from Channa argus isolate prfri chromosome 5, Channa argus male v1.0, whole genome shotgun sequence contains the following:
- the atf7b gene encoding cyclic AMP-dependent transcription factor ATF-7b isoform X3; translated protein: MGDDRPFVCTAPGCGQRFTNEDHLSVHKHKHEMTLKFGPARTDSVIIADQTPTPTRFLKNCEEVGLFNELASSFEQEFCKVQEDEQRTKHLGPPLQTPSEVKDEDEGPLQVDSSPPDSPDSSSSMSDNSRDSREILTKPSSARTPTIVRPGSLPLRLSNDPLHPTLPSPTSVITQAPPSNRQLGSPTSSYPLVRHLPNGQTVPLLPSPVQVTSVISLARHSATVPNIPGIPGPPLGGPSSGSSSPSGYNLHSEAKMRLKAALAHQGAGAQDGAGGRAGSIPAVPQRPEHNQQPTQNSDAPSPAQPQVSPAQPTGGRRRRASEMDPDERRQRFLERNRAAASRCRQKRKLWVNSLEKKAEDLANMNVSLTNEVTLLRNEVAQLKQLLLAHKDCPVTVMQKKAAFLG
- the atf7b gene encoding cyclic AMP-dependent transcription factor ATF-7b isoform X2, which gives rise to MGDDRPFRFTNEDHLSVHKHKHEMTLKFGPARTDSVIIADQTPTPTRFLKNCEEVGLFNELASSFEQEFCKVQEDEQRTKHLGPPLQTPSEVKDEDEGPLQVDSSPPDSPDSSSSMSDNSRDSREILTKPSSARTPTIVRPGSLPLRLSNDPLHPTLPSPTSVITQAPPSNRQLGSPTSSYPLVRHLPNGQTVPLLPSPVQVTSVISLARHSATVPNIPGIPGPPLGGPSSGSSSPSGYNLHSEAKMRLKAALAHQGAGAQDGAGGRAGSIPAVPQRPEHNQQPTQNSDAPSPAQPQVSPAQPTGGRRRRASEMDPDERRQRFLERNRAAASRCRQKRKLWVNSLEKKAEDLANMNVSLTNEVTLLRNEVAQLKQLLLAHKDCPVTVMQKKAAFLAAGGEETSTDTSSEPISSPAAVIRHGPSPPASASSPGPTINGLSVRAAEAVAMSVLAGMGSGQPGGVVIATQPQSAPR
- the atf7b gene encoding cyclic AMP-dependent transcription factor ATF-7b isoform X1 — protein: MGDDRPFVCTAPGCGQRFTNEDHLSVHKHKHEMTLKFGPARTDSVIIADQTPTPTRFLKNCEEVGLFNELASSFEQEFCKVQEDEQRTKHLGPPLQTPSEVKDEDEGPLQVDSSPPDSPDSSSSMSDNSRDSREILTKPSSARTPTIVRPGSLPLRLSNDPLHPTLPSPTSVITQAPPSNRQLGSPTSSYPLVRHLPNGQTVPLLPSPVQVTSVISLARHSATVPNIPGIPGPPLGGPSSGSSSPSGYNLHSEAKMRLKAALAHQGAGAQDGAGGRAGSIPAVPQRPEHNQQPTQNSDAPSPAQPQVSPAQPTGGRRRRASEMDPDERRQRFLERNRAAASRCRQKRKLWVNSLEKKAEDLANMNVSLTNEVTLLRNEVAQLKQLLLAHKDCPVTVMQKKAAFLAAGGEETSTDTSSEPISSPAAVIRHGPSPPASASSPGPTINGLSVRAAEAVAMSVLAGMGSGQPGGVVIATQPQSAPR